The DNA sequence CTCGATATCTTTTCAGTTATAAGCTAGTAATGCCGTTTTGGCCAGTCTAGCCCGTCTTTAGAGGCCGAAGAGGAAAGACAGAAGGAAAATCGGAGGAAGCggaggagaagaagatcaaggagaagaagggaaTGAATAAGGTTCTCGTTATCTCATGTTGCTCCTTGGAATATCACACGGCCAGTTTGAAATACTGCCTTCGTAGCTCGACCATAGGCCACTCAGCCTACCTCCTCAAATATACACTCACTCAATTCATACATTCAGTACCTGCAATACTGGCCATGATTAAGAGAGGCCGTCGTCGCCCACCGCACGTTAAGCACAGCAACCAGGCGAACGCTGCTGGCCGGCCAACTCAACGCGTGTTACTTCACGTTGGAAAGGACGGAGGGCGCAGTGCCAGATCAAAGGCCGCGTGTGAAATAAGTAGAGGGCCAGAGAGCGAGTAGAAGAACTATCATCGCCCTTGGCTTTATCGTGCGTTGAAAAGGAACAAGCGACCCAGTTCCACCACGGCTGGGAGCCGACCAATGAAATGGACATGAATGGACGGTCAAAACATGTAAAACCATAAAAAAAGATGGCTAGGGCAGCCAAAGAAATACCCAGATGGCACAGGGATCATCTATGAATGAAGGTAATGCTTGAACAGAGGCACGTCGATCaatgaacaaagagaaagTAAGATTTGATAACGAGATGTGTTTTCCTGCCTTTCCACCTAAAAATACCGAGCCCCAATTCAGCCACCGACGATGGTCCTCCGTCATCAAGGCGAATGGTTGGACCTGTAGAGCACCTACCCACCTTCGTCGACCACCCGGACGCCCTGGGCCTCGGCCTGAGCCCGCCTGATCTTGCCCTCTTTAGACCCCTATCATTTAAGATGAACCCCTGAAGTCTCAAGCATGAAGAGAATGGGTCAACGAACGGGTGGCCAAAGGTCATACGGATCACGAATTTCACGGCCTTATCATATGGCCTGGGGATGGACGTACCGGAAAAGGTTCGGGCCAAGGACGAGGAGAGCGAGGACAGGGAGGCCGTCAAACTGCTCGGCACGCCACTCATGATCCGGCGCCACAACCGCATACACGCCACCCGTGGTCAACCCAATCCACCGGTATGAACCACGGCCGGATGCCACCACATCCAACTCCGACCCCTACTCCACGCTCTCGGCGGAATCCTGATCGCGATTCCCTTGCTCGTAGAGCCGACTACGGGCATCGAGCGACGGACGGACGGGGGGATCCTCTCGTCGGGTCAGCCGCGTTTTTCGAGATCGGATCGGTGcttgactcactcactcactcacccagaGGGATTGATGGGCGGCGGCTCGAGTTTCAGTCTTGACTCTCCGGGTTGGATTCgtccatgatgatgatccgtCACGCCCACTGATTGAGGAATGGCCAGTCTGCCTGTCCGTCTGTCGCTCAACCCCCGATCATGATGATAACAGGATGATCTAGAAGTAGTGGAAGTAGTAGAAGACGGTGGACGAGGAgagagctagctagctagcgaCACCACATatagatatatatatatatatatagagagagagagagagagtcctACTCAGAGCGACACCCACTCCACCCAATGACCGTTCATCTCCAGCCTCAGAGGGTGACCCGAAAGGCGAACCATCGGACGGCCAACTCGACCCAAAATGCTATACAGCTCGCCATTGACGGAGCTGAAGTCCAAGCGGGCAGTGAGATGAGGGTTTCGAGAGGGAAAGAAGGCCCGCAGGCACTTATTAGCGTTGGATAGAACAATGCCGATGACCGCATCGATTAAGGATCCAACCTAACGGTCATCACGAGCCAGGTCACCTTTTGGCCTTGGCGCGCTTTTATCCCACGGACTATCCTCAAAATGGGGACACGCAACCTTTCAGAGGTCGGATGAGTCAAGTCGATCGACGGATAAACGACCGCATCCAAACTTGATGCACCCTGTCCTCGAAAAATTTCAGCCGTGGGCTGCACTgatcaatgaaattgaaatgtctATAGCATGGACCTATGGCATGTGACTGAACCATGAAAGCATGAAGAACCGAAAGTGGGGATGGGAATAGTGGGCCTGGATTTCACTCAGATCTAGATCGTACGAGTCATTCGTCAGAACACATAATGTCAATTCGACGCCACTCAATGCTCAGTCTAGGTGTATGTATCTGTGTATCTGAAGGGTCTCCAGTTTAGCCGACCGACTCAATCAAAGTCGATCAATCTAAACTTCCCAGTTGAAAATGATCACAATACTTCGGAAGAAGGATCATTCCGAGTCAACACAACCTCACGTGGGTACCTGGTCCATatcaatgtttgttttgatttcgGCTGTCCGGGCCAGCGGCCTTCAAAGTTCATAGGCGCTGCCTAGCGCAAAGTGAAGGAGCACCCCGGAGCACCCGCACGTTTGGTTCACGTTCACGACCAGGAAATATCCTTCAAACTAGAGACTTGTGTGCACACTGCGGCCCCATGAGAGCTAGATGGACCTGGGCGCCAATCGGGAATTCGGGAAGAACACtatttcatttccaacctACTGAGGACCACTGAGGACTACTGAGGACGCTCataccatcatcatcgtcaccatcatccatccttgttgttgttgttgtcgtcatTATTCTCATCGAATTGTGCGTTGGATTGTCATCCTGCCAAGATGCCCGAGGGTCTGGTCACGTTCGTTGCCATCGCCATGGCCCTCATTGGAGTCTTGGCCAATTTCGCGCTTCACAAGATCGACGAAGGCCATGTGGGCGTGTATTACCGCGGTGGGGCGTTGCTCTCGCAGGTGTCCACGCCCGGCTTTCACATGCGCATCCCGGGTTTGACCACGTTTCGCGTGGTGCAGACCACCCTGCAGACGGATCAGGTGACCAATGTGCCGTGCGGCACCTCCGGTGGAGTCATGATCTACTTCGATCGCATCGAGGTGGTCAACATCTTGTCCGCGGACGCCGTCTACGACATTGTCAAGAACTACACGGCCGATTACGACAAGCCGCTCATTTTTCATAAGGCGAGTTCCTCTTTTACCTCGATTGATTTCCCGTCGTCAAATATCATATAGATAACAACCATGGTATGGAATTTACGATGAATTCAGCCTTGACGAGCACTCTGCGTAATAGCTCCTCCTCGAGATTCCCGGTTAGTTCGTACGTAAAAGCCTTCTAATATGTTTTCTCAGTCTTATTCTAAAGTTTGTGCGATATTATTCTACAGATCAGCCATACAAGTTAGGAAAGGGTCCATGTCATTGAATTTACTTAGCTGGCGTTAGAGCATCGCCAGCTCATTTGTGACTCACCACTTCTTCCGCCCTTGTAATATGAATGACGAACCGCAGGTCTTATTTCTCGTAATAGCTTTCAAGTGTGCCAGATCAACCCGCCTTCAAATGATTTGCCCAATCCGGCCTTGGTCCTTATCATTGTAAGAAATCCAACCCAGCACCAGATCCAATGTATTCTTTATTGATTTACAGGTCCACCATGAGCTGAATCAGTTCTGCTCGGTTCATAATCTCCAGGATGTGTACATCGATTTGTTCGATCAGATCGACGAGAACCTGAAGAACGCGCTGCAAAACGACCTCGAGCAATTGGCGCCCGGACTGCGCGTCCTCTCGGTCCGGGTCACCAAGCCCAAGATCCCAGACTCGATCAAACGCAACTACGAGCTCATGGAGGCCGAGAAGACCCAATTGTTGATTTCTACCCAACGCCAGAAGGTGGTCGAGAAGGAGTCCGAGACTGAACGGAAGAAGGCCGTCATTGAGGCCGAGAAGGAGGCCTTGGTCTCTAAGATCAACTTCGAGAAGCAGATCGTGGAGAAGGAGTCTCTGCGCAAGATGGCGTCGATTGAGGATGCCATGCACTTGGCCCGCGAAAAGAGCCGCACGGATGCCAGTTTGTACCGCATCGAGCGAGAGGCGCAAGCCAACGCCCTCTTGCTCCAACCGGAATACCTTAAACTCAAGGAGATCGAGGCCCTGGCCGCTAACCGAAAAGTTTATTTCGGACCAAGTATCCCGACCACGTTTGTCGAAGGTCTTTCCGACCCTAGTCAAGAGAAATTGTCAGTGCTCAATACCCAGTCCAAAACCCCGCCTTAACCAAAACAATGGCTCAGTTCAGGAGATGGAAAGTACTCGGGTGATAATGTAATATAACAGTAAATGAATTTCTTGTTCTATCGAGCTTTACTGCATCGAGACATCATGGCCTGAATCCCCGCACCTGAAGAACATTTGGCTGGGTTCAAAGAATGATGGCAACATGTAACACGTGTTAAAGGCATGTCTTTGgtttattttgatcaaattaataacACGTGTCATGCAGGAGAattagaaagagagagagaaagagagcgggTATTTGATTAACTTTGTGAGAATCAATGAAGATTGTTGTCGTCGTTCCAGTGCTTACGATACATACACTATGTGGATGAATGCCCCGTTACGCTTCGCTTGAGTTTGATTGGCTACCCTCGACGACCGTTTCGTCTTCGCCGAGGTTGAGTAAAAGTACGGACGGAATTATATCATTTTGATGCTCAGCCACCAACATGGCAGCGATCCACTTGATATACAATTCTCGACTACTAAACGAGATGATTCGACCAAAATAGGGCCGCTCTTTGGTGCGCTCCACCTTGCCGTCTTTCTCGATGAACGTTACGTTGTAATTAGAAGGAGCGTGTTTCTTCACCTCACAGCCCAAATACCAAATGATCTTTTCTATGTCGAAGGAATCCATCTCCTGCGTTTCCCCGTTCTTCAGCTCTTTTCGGCGGGTGATTTTGGCATTATTCACGGAAAAATGGTATTTCTTGAAACTGGCTTTGCTGGCCTTGACATTGTCGGAGTACAAGGCTTCGCCAAACACGGACAAGGGCGGTATGGCACACGGGAGAGCTTCCTCGAAGAATGTATTGCGTTTCAAAAGGAGGTAGGTGTCACGGCGATCCTCTTCC is a window from the Tigriopus californicus strain San Diego chromosome 2, Tcal_SD_v2.1, whole genome shotgun sequence genome containing:
- the LOC131877129 gene encoding erlin-2-like, which codes for MPEGLVTFVAIAMALIGVLANFALHKIDEGHVGVYYRGGALLSQVSTPGFHMRIPGLTTFRVVQTTLQTDQVTNVPCGTSGGVMIYFDRIEVVNILSADAVYDIVKNYTADYDKPLIFHKVHHELNQFCSVHNLQDVYIDLFDQIDENLKNALQNDLEQLAPGLRVLSVRVTKPKIPDSIKRNYELMEAEKTQLLISTQRQKVVEKESETERKKAVIEAEKEALVSKINFEKQIVEKESLRKMASIEDAMHLAREKSRTDASLYRIEREAQANALLLQPEYLKLKEIEALAANRKVYFGPSIPTTFVEGLSDPSQEKLSVLNTQSKTPP